A stretch of Lepisosteus oculatus isolate fLepOcu1 chromosome 11, fLepOcu1.hap2, whole genome shotgun sequence DNA encodes these proteins:
- the kdm3b gene encoding lysine-specific demethylase 3B isoform X7, with product MGDSLGLVGKRLLLLFGDAGAAAGAEPEPAVSQRDWLRGTVRAVSVIGLAAPGVEVFVEFEGASWGRRSWVRVYAEQVQALLVESSIVWAPRKEPAQPGGGTVPSAVWPALAFRPLVDRIGLGSLVPVEFFVDRALSFLPDGTSLQKFEVEDDLCHTLLQEHSALQAAVTSWLGDLKLQEILRRGPYTIQGQRVRVYQPEFEEPWAPGLVSQHDPLSHIMEITMSQGEETQVVDPRVLHVMLADERLDEADQPGKKGRRRKESDGGKGEGGRRRRNASESEGDVALKRLKGAEGGGDSEWGEGSLGTWRGGGGEGSPNTSAAPQGTSPSQSSPGPSTHVSSQGHPNILFATYTKENGRTVVVQDRPVSGGDPLPVLNPTAAPIAVPPPLPKPAPSPFSSTSFPSVGQMGSAAPTGALALKKEKPSTAPTPENEREGAVGGYPSTVVPTPAPSPPSSSSGLRVVEGEATSSASAAPSSYGDQMAPTRAMTQPESARSTPMSAGSFRMTPSQPLPIPAFGEPCSQSNGALGADSRPFGFGGFGAKEEPARDSDPSQNLFFQCMAQNSGPSANYFTVVSESLAKDPPSLGGFKTLALPETPKKPAAAAGLFGTALASPKEPAKPDPKPAGNGAVQGKPFGSEAMPKLSPAFPAGMSSGGGKGSGSSLAGSGGAAGGGLGLLSGPRPSEAHENLFLQLPKLSREEAPNPFLALAEKLSHSPFSGLPASSAGTPPSSSSSSSSPAGRPPATSDWPPPPAAAPGAPAEGKPGLFSLADPPKSRLSSPFAAFSAAAAAAAAVHPPPAVAQPPAGPPPVLEMPTLSASPTEEGSGALAGSEGTGDPKSLEPGAEPQPAPSFSLFQGGGLGSGVPLSDPPLLFDQSPQKFPLDERGLSSKRDSDSSTNSDLSDLSDSEEPLQDKPQELGPLGGAGGEGALLLEKGKGKGVGKSRPRTKPFRAGQSVLKDVTKVRKLKQSGESFLQDGSCINVAPHLHKCRECRLERYRKSREQEPDEDDSTVACRFFHFRRLAFTRKGVLRVEGFLSPQQSDPQAMGLWVPSPAAQEGLDLDTSKYILANVGDQFCQLVMSEKEAMMMVEPHQKVAWKRAVRGIREMCDVCETTLFNIHWVCRKCGFGVCLDCYRLRKSRLPDETDEGPEDEVFSWLKCAKGQPHEPQNLLPTQIIPGTALYNIGDMVHAARGKWGIKANCPCTSRQSKPLARPAAPNGLSQQPAVTSSGGVSSVGGGTLGPELSSSGVGGPGGEGETAPRADPGLDAGGNTGEGSSSSTSAPAPPGPSPVTKDSRPPSTDAPPSSALHWLADLATQKAKEETKESGSLRSVMAKESRSPFGLESFSSLSKSSSSSSAPKLFNSLLLGSSSAQPKAEGSSLRDLLNSGPGKLPQSAGDAGVPFPSVFSTASVGDKPKGALPNFLDHIIASVVETKKAAETRRADGGAVEGGRKESMMGLSVLDPHTSHSWLCDGRLLCLQDPSNSNNWKIFRECWKQGQPVLVSGVHKKLKAGLWRPEAFSLEFGDQDVDLVNCRNCAIISDVKVRDFWDGFEVISKRLQGTDGQPMVLKLKDWPPGEDFRDMMPTRFEDLMENLPLPEYTKRDGRLNLAARLPNFFVRPDLGPKMYNAYGLISAEDRKVGTTNLHLDVSDAVNVMVYVGIPEGENNHEEETDVTGSQEVAKTIDEGDVDEMTKRRIYEGREKPGALWHIYAAKDAEKIRELLRKVGEEQGQENPPDHDPIHDQSWYLDQELRRRLYEEYGVQGWAIVQFLGDAVFIPAGAPHQVHNLYSCIKVAEDFVSPEHVKHCFRLTQEFRHLSNTHSNHEDKLQVKNIIYHAVKDAVGTLKAHESKLARS from the exons GTGTTTGTGGAGTTTGAGGGCGCATCATGGGGGAGGCGGTCCTGGGTGCGGGTATACGCGGAGCAGGTCCAGGCGCTGCTGGTGGAGAGCTCCATTGTCTGGGCGCCCCGCAAAGAGCCTGCCCAGCCGGGAGGGGGCACTGTGCCCAGCGCTGTCTGGCCTGCCCTG GCATTCCGCCCCCTGGTGGACAGGATCGGCCTGGGCTCCCTGGTTCCGGTGGAGTTCTTTGTGGACCGGGCCCTCAGCTTCCTCCCCGATGGGACGTCCCTGCAGAAATTTGAG GTGGAAGACGACCTCTGTCATACACTGCTGCAGGAGCACTCTGCGCTGCAGGCCGCAGTGACCAGCTGGCTTGGTGACCTCAAGCTGCAGGAGATCCTGAGGAGAG GCCCCTACACCATCCAGGGCCAGAGGGTGAGGGTGTACCAGCCAGAGTTCGAGGAGCCCTGGGCGCCGGGGCTGGTGTCCCAGCACGACCCCCTCTCCCACATCATGGAGATCACCATGAGCCAG GGTGAGGAGACCCAGGTAGTTGACCCCCGGGTGCTCCACGTGATGTTGGCCGACGAGCGACTGGACGAG GCCGACCAGCCGGGGAAGAAGGGGCGCAGGCGGAAGGAGAGCGACGGGGGGAAGGGCGAGGGCGGGCGGCGCCGGCGCAACGCCTCGGAGAGCGAGGGCGACGTGGCCCTGAAGAGGCTGAAGGGGGCCGAGGGCGGGGGCGACAGCGAGTGGGGGGAGGGCAGCCTGGGCACCTGgcgagggggaggaggagagggtaGCCCCAACACCTCAGCTGCCCCCCAGGGAACATCCCCGAGCCAGAGCTCCCCCGGTCCCTCCACCCACGTCTCCTCCCAGGGGCACCCCAACATACTGTTCGCCACCTACACTAAAGAGAACGGGCGCACAGTCGTGGTGCAGGACCGCCCTGTCTCTGGGGGCGACCCGTTGCCTGTcctgaatcccactgctgcccccATCGCTGTACCCCCGCCCTTGCCCAAACCTGCCCCCTCCCCCTTCTCCAGCACCTCTTTCCCCTCTGTGGGGCAGATGGGCAGTGCAGCCCCCACTGGTGCCCTCGCTCTCAAGAAGGAGAAGCCTTCTACAGCCCCCACACCTGAGAatgagagagagggggcagtGGGAGGGTACCCCAGTACTGTGGTCCCGACCCCTGCCCCCTCTcccccttcctcttcctctggcCTGCGAGTTGTCGAAGGAGAGGCTACCAGCTCTGCGTCCGCTGCCCCCTCCAGCTACGGAGACCAGATGGCGCCCACCAGGGCAATGACGCAGCCTGAG AGTGCCAGGAGCACGCCGATGTCGGCAGGCAGTTTCCGGATGACCCCGAGCCAGCCCCTGCCGATTCCAGCCTTCGGAGAGCCGTGCTCCCAGAGCAACGGGGCGCTGGGCGCGGACAGCCGGCCCTTCGGGTTCGGAGGGTTTGGGGCGAAGGAGGAGCCAGCGCGCGACTCGGACCCTTCCCAGAACTTATTCTTCCAGTGCATGGCGCAGAACTCCGGGCCCAGCGCCAACTACTTCACCGTCGTGTCCGAGAGCCTGGCCAAGGACCCGCCCAGCCTGGGGGGCTTCAAGACCCTGGCCCTCCCCGAGACCCCGAAAAAGCCTGCTGCAGCCGCCGGATTGTTCGGGACGGCGCTGGCTTCCCCCAAGGAGCCGGCCAAGCCGGACCCCAAACCCGCGGGCAACGGAGCGGTTCAGGGCAAGCCTTTCGGGTCGGAAGCCATGCCCAAGCTCTCTCCTGCTTTCCCGGCAGGGATGAGCAGCGGAGGGGGGAAGGGCTCCGGGAGCAGCCTGGCGGGCAGCGGCGGCGCTGCGGGGGGGGGCCTGGGCCTCCTGTCCGGCCCCCGGCCCTCCGAGGCGCACGAGAACCTCTTCCTGCAGCTGCCCAAGCTCTCCCGGGAGGAGGCCCCCAACCCCTTCCTGGCGCTGGCCGAGAAGCTGTCGCACAGCCCCTTCAGCGGCCTGCCCGCGTCCTCCGCCGGGaccccgccctcctcctcctcctcttcctcctcgccGGCCGGCCGGCCCCCAGCTACCTCCGACTGGCCCCCGCCCCCCGCCGCGGCCCCCGGGGCCCCGGCCGAGGGCAAGCCCGGCCTCTTCTCCCTTGCGGATCCGCCCAAGAGCCGCCTGTCCTCCCCTTTCGCTGCCTTTTCTGCCGCGGCCGCGGCCGCCGCCGCCGTCCACCCGCCCCCCGCCGTCGCGCAGCCCCCCGCCGGCCCCCCGCCGGTCCTGGAGATGCCCACCCTGTCTGCCAGCCCCACCGAGGAGGGATCGGGGGCGCTGGCGGGATCGGAGGGGACCGGGGACCCCAAATCCCTGGAACCTGGAGCCGAGCCCCAGCCGGCCCCCAGCTTCTCGCTGTTTCAGGGCGGCGGCCTCGGCAGCGGGGTGCCCCTCTCGGACCCCCCCCTGCTGTTCGACCAGTCGCCCCAGAAGTTCCCGCTGGACGAGCGGGGGCTCTCCTCGAAGCGCGACTCGGATTCCAGCACCAACAGCGACCTGTCGGACCTGAGCGACTCCGAGGAGCCCCTCCAGGACAAGCCCCAGGAGCTGGGGCCGCtggggggggccgggggcgaGGGCGCCCTGCTGCTGGAGAAGGGGAAGGGCAAGGGAGTGGGCAAGAGCCGGCCGCGCACCAAGCCCTTCAGAG CGGGCCAGTCGGTGCTGAAGGACGTGACGAAGGTGCGGAAGCTGAAGCAGTCGGGCGAGTCCTTCCTGCAGGACGGCTCGTGCATCAACGTGGCGCCTCACCTGCACAAGTGCCGGGAGTGCCGGCTGGAGCGCTACCGCAAGTCCCGCGAGCAGGAGCCGGACGAGGACGACTCCACCGTCGCCTGCCGCTTCTTCCACTTccgcag GCTGGCGTTCACGAGGAAAGGGGTGCTGCGTGTCGAGGGGTTCCTGAGCCCCCAGCAGAGCGACCCCCAGGCCATGGGGCTGTGGGTGCCCTCGCCCGCCGCTCAGGAGGGCCTCGACCTCGACACCTCCAAGTACATCCTGGCCAACGTGGGCGACCAGTTCTGCCAGCTGGTCATGTCcgagaaggaggccatgatgatgGTGGAGCCACACC AGAAGGTGGCGTGGAAGCGCGCGGTGCGGGGCATCAGGGAGATGTGCGACGTGTGCGAGACGACGCTCTTCAACATCCACTGGGTCTGCCGCAAGTGTGGCTTCGGCGTCTGCCTGGACTGCTACCGGCTGCGCAAGAGCCGCCTGCCGGACG AGACGGATGAGGGCCCGGAAGACGAGGTGTTCTCCTGGCTGAAGTGCGCCAAGGGGCAGCCCCATGAACCCCAGAACCTCCTGCCCACCCAGATCATCCCCGGCACAG CGCTGTACAACATTGGAGACATGGTGCACGCCGCCCGAGGCAAGTGGGGCATCAAAGCCAACTGCCCCTGCACCAGCCGGCAGAGCAAGCCCCTGGCCAGGCCCGCTGCCCCCAATGGGCTCTCTCAG CAGCCCGCTGTGACCTCCAGCGGGGGCGTCTCCAGCGTGGGCGGCGGCACTCTGGGTCCCGAGCTCTCCTCCAGTGGGGTGGGGGGCCCCGGGGGCGAGGGGGAGACGGCTCCCAGAGCAGATCCGGGTCTGGATGCGGGGGGCAATACTGGGgagggcagcagcagcagcaccagcgCCCCTGCGCCTCCGGGCCCCTCCCCTGTCACGAAGGACAGCCGCCCCCCCTCCACAGACGCCCCCCCCTCCTCGGCCCTGCACTGGCTGGCCGACCTGGCCACACAGAAGGCCAAAGAGGAGACGAAAG AGTCGGGCTCTCTCCGCTCGGTGATGGCCAAGGAGTCCCGGTCTCCCTTCGGCCTGGAGTCCTTCTCCTCCCTCTCCAagtcctcctcctcttcctcagcccCCAAGCTCTTCAACAGCCTCCTCCTGGGCTCCAGCAGCGCCCAGCCCAAGGCCGAGGGCTCCAGCCTGCGCGACCTGCTCAACTCCGGCCCGGGGAAGCTGCCCCAGAGCGCGGGGGACGCGGGGGTCCCCTTCCCCTCCGTCTTCTCCACGGCATCAGTG GGGGACAAGCCCAAGGGCGCCCTGCCGAACTTCCTGGACCACATCATCGCCTCGGTGGTGGAGACGAAGAAGGCGGCGGAGACGCGGCGTGCGGACGGCGGGGCGGTGGAGGGGGGCCGCAAGGAGAGCATGATGGGGCTGAGCGTGCTGGACCCCCACACCTCCCACTCCTGGCTGTGCGACGGGCGCCTGCTGTGCCTGCAGGACcccagcaacagcaacaactgGAAGATCTTCCGGGAGTGCTGGAAGCAGGGCCAG CCCGTGTTGGTGTCTGGGGTTCACAAGAAGCTGAAGGCCGGCCTGTGGCGCCCCGAGGCCTTCAGCCTGGAGTTTGGGGACCAGGACGTCGACCTGGTGAACTGCCGTAACTGCGCCATCATCTCCGACGTCAAGGTCCGGGACTTCTGGGACGGCTTCGAGGTCATCTCCA AGCGACTGCAGGGCACCGATGGTCAGCCCATGGTGCTGAAGCTCAAGGACTGGCCCCCCGGCGAGGACTTCCGGGACATGATGCCAACACG GTTCGAGGACCTGATGGAGAATCTCCCCCTCCCTGAGTACACCAAGAGGGACGGGCGCCTCAACCTGGCTGCCCGGCTGCCCAACTTCTTCGTGCGGCCCGACCTGGGGCCCAAGATGTACAACGCTTACG GCCTGATATCGGCAGAGGACAGGAAGGTGGGGACGACGAATCTGCACCTCGACGTGTCCGACGCCGTGAACGTCATGGTGTACGTGGGCATCCCCGAGGGAGAGAACAACCACGAGGAGG AAACAGATGTCACTGGAAGTCAAG AGGTGGCGAAGACCATCGACGAGGGCGACGTGGACGAGATGACCAAGCGCCGGATCTACGAGGGCAGGGAGAAGCCCGGCGCCCTGTGGCACATCTACGCTGCCAAGGACGCCGAGAAGATCCGAGAGCTTCTCCGGAAG GTGGGCGAGGAGCAGGGCCAGGAGAACCCCCCGGACCACGACCCGATCCACGACCAGAGCTGGTACCTGGACCAGGAGCTGCGGCGGAGGCTGTACGAGGAGTACGGCGTGCAGGGCTGGGCCATCGTGCAGTTCCTCGGGGACGCCGTCTTCATCCCCGCCGGAGCACCGCACCAG GTGCACAATCTGTACAGCTGCATCAAGGTGGCGGAAGACTTCGTGTCCCCGGAGCATGTGAAGCACTGCTTCAGGCTGACGCAGGAGTTCAGGCACCTGTCCAACACGCACTCCAACCACGAGGACAAGCTGCAG GTGAAGAACATCATATACCACGCGGTGAAAGACGCCGTCGGCACGCTGAAGGCCCACGAGTCCAAGCTGGCCCGCTCCTAG
- the kdm3b gene encoding lysine-specific demethylase 3B isoform X6, translating to MGDSLGLVGKRLLLLFGDAGAAAGAEPEPAVSQRDWLRGTVRAVSVIGLAAPGVEVFVEFEGASWGRRSWVRVYAEQVQALLVESSIVWAPRKEPAQPGGGTVPSAVWPALAFRPLVDRIGLGSLVPVEFFVDRALSFLPDGTSLQKFEVEDDLCHTLLQEHSALQAAVTSWLGDLKLQEILRRGPYTIQGQRVRVYQPEFEEPWAPGLVSQHDPLSHIMEITMSQGEETQVVDPRVLHVMLADERLDEADQPGKKGRRRKESDGGKGEGGRRRRNASESEGDVALKRLKGAEGGGDSEWGEGSLGTWRGGGGEGSPNTSAAPQGTSPSQSSPGPSTHVSSQGHPNILFATYTKENGRTVVVQDRPVSGGDPLPVLNPTAAPIAVPPPLPKPAPSPFSSTSFPSVGQMGSAAPTGALALKKEKPSTAPTPENEREGAVGGYPSTVVPTPAPSPPSSSSGLRVVEGEATSSASAAPSSYGDQMAPTRAMTQPESARSTPMSAGSFRMTPSQPLPIPAFGEPCSQSNGALGADSRPFGFGGFGAKEEPARDSDPSQNLFFQCMAQNSGPSANYFTVVSESLAKDPPSLGGFKTLALPETPKKPAAAAGLFGTALASPKEPAKPDPKPAGNGAVQGKPFGSEAMPKLSPAFPAGMSSGGGKGSGSSLAGSGGAAGGGLGLLSGPRPSEAHENLFLQLPKLSREEAPNPFLALAEKLSHSPFSGLPASSAGTPPSSSSSSSSPAGRPPATSDWPPPPAAAPGAPAEGKPGLFSLADPPKSRLSSPFAAFSAAAAAAAAVHPPPAVAQPPAGPPPVLEMPTLSASPTEEGSGALAGSEGTGDPKSLEPGAEPQPAPSFSLFQGGGLGSGVPLSDPPLLFDQSPQKFPLDERGLSSKRDSDSSTNSDLSDLSDSEEPLQDKPQELGPLGGAGGEGALLLEKGKGKGVGKSRPRTKPFRAGQSVLKDVTKVRKLKQSGESFLQDGSCINVAPHLHKCRECRLERYRKSREQEPDEDDSTVACRFFHFRRLAFTRKGVLRVEGFLSPQQSDPQAMGLWVPSPAAQEGLDLDTSKYILANVGDQFCQLVMSEKEAMMMVEPHQKVAWKRAVRGIREMCDVCETTLFNIHWVCRKCGFGVCLDCYRLRKSRLPDETDEGPEDEVFSWLKCAKGQPHEPQNLLPTQIIPGTALYNIGDMVHAARGKWGIKANCPCTSRQSKPLARPAAPNGLSQQPAVTSSGGVSSVGGGTLGPELSSSGVGGPGGEGETAPRADPGLDAGGNTGEGSSSSTSAPAPPGPSPVTKDSRPPSTDAPPSSALHWLADLATQKAKEETKAESGSLRSVMAKESRSPFGLESFSSLSKSSSSSSAPKLFNSLLLGSSSAQPKAEGSSLRDLLNSGPGKLPQSAGDAGVPFPSVFSTASVGDKPKGALPNFLDHIIASVVETKKAAETRRADGGAVEGGRKESMMGLSVLDPHTSHSWLCDGRLLCLQDPSNSNNWKIFRECWKQGQPVLVSGVHKKLKAGLWRPEAFSLEFGDQDVDLVNCRNCAIISDVKVRDFWDGFEVISKRLQGTDGQPMVLKLKDWPPGEDFRDMMPTRFEDLMENLPLPEYTKRDGRLNLAARLPNFFVRPDLGPKMYNAYGLISAEDRKVGTTNLHLDVSDAVNVMVYVGIPEGENNHEEETDVTGSQEVAKTIDEGDVDEMTKRRIYEGREKPGALWHIYAAKDAEKIRELLRKVGEEQGQENPPDHDPIHDQSWYLDQELRRRLYEEYGVQGWAIVQFLGDAVFIPAGAPHQVHNLYSCIKVAEDFVSPEHVKHCFRLTQEFRHLSNTHSNHEDKLQVKNIIYHAVKDAVGTLKAHESKLARS from the exons GTGTTTGTGGAGTTTGAGGGCGCATCATGGGGGAGGCGGTCCTGGGTGCGGGTATACGCGGAGCAGGTCCAGGCGCTGCTGGTGGAGAGCTCCATTGTCTGGGCGCCCCGCAAAGAGCCTGCCCAGCCGGGAGGGGGCACTGTGCCCAGCGCTGTCTGGCCTGCCCTG GCATTCCGCCCCCTGGTGGACAGGATCGGCCTGGGCTCCCTGGTTCCGGTGGAGTTCTTTGTGGACCGGGCCCTCAGCTTCCTCCCCGATGGGACGTCCCTGCAGAAATTTGAG GTGGAAGACGACCTCTGTCATACACTGCTGCAGGAGCACTCTGCGCTGCAGGCCGCAGTGACCAGCTGGCTTGGTGACCTCAAGCTGCAGGAGATCCTGAGGAGAG GCCCCTACACCATCCAGGGCCAGAGGGTGAGGGTGTACCAGCCAGAGTTCGAGGAGCCCTGGGCGCCGGGGCTGGTGTCCCAGCACGACCCCCTCTCCCACATCATGGAGATCACCATGAGCCAG GGTGAGGAGACCCAGGTAGTTGACCCCCGGGTGCTCCACGTGATGTTGGCCGACGAGCGACTGGACGAG GCCGACCAGCCGGGGAAGAAGGGGCGCAGGCGGAAGGAGAGCGACGGGGGGAAGGGCGAGGGCGGGCGGCGCCGGCGCAACGCCTCGGAGAGCGAGGGCGACGTGGCCCTGAAGAGGCTGAAGGGGGCCGAGGGCGGGGGCGACAGCGAGTGGGGGGAGGGCAGCCTGGGCACCTGgcgagggggaggaggagagggtaGCCCCAACACCTCAGCTGCCCCCCAGGGAACATCCCCGAGCCAGAGCTCCCCCGGTCCCTCCACCCACGTCTCCTCCCAGGGGCACCCCAACATACTGTTCGCCACCTACACTAAAGAGAACGGGCGCACAGTCGTGGTGCAGGACCGCCCTGTCTCTGGGGGCGACCCGTTGCCTGTcctgaatcccactgctgcccccATCGCTGTACCCCCGCCCTTGCCCAAACCTGCCCCCTCCCCCTTCTCCAGCACCTCTTTCCCCTCTGTGGGGCAGATGGGCAGTGCAGCCCCCACTGGTGCCCTCGCTCTCAAGAAGGAGAAGCCTTCTACAGCCCCCACACCTGAGAatgagagagagggggcagtGGGAGGGTACCCCAGTACTGTGGTCCCGACCCCTGCCCCCTCTcccccttcctcttcctctggcCTGCGAGTTGTCGAAGGAGAGGCTACCAGCTCTGCGTCCGCTGCCCCCTCCAGCTACGGAGACCAGATGGCGCCCACCAGGGCAATGACGCAGCCTGAG AGTGCCAGGAGCACGCCGATGTCGGCAGGCAGTTTCCGGATGACCCCGAGCCAGCCCCTGCCGATTCCAGCCTTCGGAGAGCCGTGCTCCCAGAGCAACGGGGCGCTGGGCGCGGACAGCCGGCCCTTCGGGTTCGGAGGGTTTGGGGCGAAGGAGGAGCCAGCGCGCGACTCGGACCCTTCCCAGAACTTATTCTTCCAGTGCATGGCGCAGAACTCCGGGCCCAGCGCCAACTACTTCACCGTCGTGTCCGAGAGCCTGGCCAAGGACCCGCCCAGCCTGGGGGGCTTCAAGACCCTGGCCCTCCCCGAGACCCCGAAAAAGCCTGCTGCAGCCGCCGGATTGTTCGGGACGGCGCTGGCTTCCCCCAAGGAGCCGGCCAAGCCGGACCCCAAACCCGCGGGCAACGGAGCGGTTCAGGGCAAGCCTTTCGGGTCGGAAGCCATGCCCAAGCTCTCTCCTGCTTTCCCGGCAGGGATGAGCAGCGGAGGGGGGAAGGGCTCCGGGAGCAGCCTGGCGGGCAGCGGCGGCGCTGCGGGGGGGGGCCTGGGCCTCCTGTCCGGCCCCCGGCCCTCCGAGGCGCACGAGAACCTCTTCCTGCAGCTGCCCAAGCTCTCCCGGGAGGAGGCCCCCAACCCCTTCCTGGCGCTGGCCGAGAAGCTGTCGCACAGCCCCTTCAGCGGCCTGCCCGCGTCCTCCGCCGGGaccccgccctcctcctcctcctcttcctcctcgccGGCCGGCCGGCCCCCAGCTACCTCCGACTGGCCCCCGCCCCCCGCCGCGGCCCCCGGGGCCCCGGCCGAGGGCAAGCCCGGCCTCTTCTCCCTTGCGGATCCGCCCAAGAGCCGCCTGTCCTCCCCTTTCGCTGCCTTTTCTGCCGCGGCCGCGGCCGCCGCCGCCGTCCACCCGCCCCCCGCCGTCGCGCAGCCCCCCGCCGGCCCCCCGCCGGTCCTGGAGATGCCCACCCTGTCTGCCAGCCCCACCGAGGAGGGATCGGGGGCGCTGGCGGGATCGGAGGGGACCGGGGACCCCAAATCCCTGGAACCTGGAGCCGAGCCCCAGCCGGCCCCCAGCTTCTCGCTGTTTCAGGGCGGCGGCCTCGGCAGCGGGGTGCCCCTCTCGGACCCCCCCCTGCTGTTCGACCAGTCGCCCCAGAAGTTCCCGCTGGACGAGCGGGGGCTCTCCTCGAAGCGCGACTCGGATTCCAGCACCAACAGCGACCTGTCGGACCTGAGCGACTCCGAGGAGCCCCTCCAGGACAAGCCCCAGGAGCTGGGGCCGCtggggggggccgggggcgaGGGCGCCCTGCTGCTGGAGAAGGGGAAGGGCAAGGGAGTGGGCAAGAGCCGGCCGCGCACCAAGCCCTTCAGAG CGGGCCAGTCGGTGCTGAAGGACGTGACGAAGGTGCGGAAGCTGAAGCAGTCGGGCGAGTCCTTCCTGCAGGACGGCTCGTGCATCAACGTGGCGCCTCACCTGCACAAGTGCCGGGAGTGCCGGCTGGAGCGCTACCGCAAGTCCCGCGAGCAGGAGCCGGACGAGGACGACTCCACCGTCGCCTGCCGCTTCTTCCACTTccgcag GCTGGCGTTCACGAGGAAAGGGGTGCTGCGTGTCGAGGGGTTCCTGAGCCCCCAGCAGAGCGACCCCCAGGCCATGGGGCTGTGGGTGCCCTCGCCCGCCGCTCAGGAGGGCCTCGACCTCGACACCTCCAAGTACATCCTGGCCAACGTGGGCGACCAGTTCTGCCAGCTGGTCATGTCcgagaaggaggccatgatgatgGTGGAGCCACACC AGAAGGTGGCGTGGAAGCGCGCGGTGCGGGGCATCAGGGAGATGTGCGACGTGTGCGAGACGACGCTCTTCAACATCCACTGGGTCTGCCGCAAGTGTGGCTTCGGCGTCTGCCTGGACTGCTACCGGCTGCGCAAGAGCCGCCTGCCGGACG AGACGGATGAGGGCCCGGAAGACGAGGTGTTCTCCTGGCTGAAGTGCGCCAAGGGGCAGCCCCATGAACCCCAGAACCTCCTGCCCACCCAGATCATCCCCGGCACAG CGCTGTACAACATTGGAGACATGGTGCACGCCGCCCGAGGCAAGTGGGGCATCAAAGCCAACTGCCCCTGCACCAGCCGGCAGAGCAAGCCCCTGGCCAGGCCCGCTGCCCCCAATGGGCTCTCTCAG CAGCCCGCTGTGACCTCCAGCGGGGGCGTCTCCAGCGTGGGCGGCGGCACTCTGGGTCCCGAGCTCTCCTCCAGTGGGGTGGGGGGCCCCGGGGGCGAGGGGGAGACGGCTCCCAGAGCAGATCCGGGTCTGGATGCGGGGGGCAATACTGGGgagggcagcagcagcagcaccagcgCCCCTGCGCCTCCGGGCCCCTCCCCTGTCACGAAGGACAGCCGCCCCCCCTCCACAGACGCCCCCCCCTCCTCGGCCCTGCACTGGCTGGCCGACCTGGCCACACAGAAGGCCAAAGAGGAGACGAAAG caGAGTCGGGCTCTCTCCGCTCGGTGATGGCCAAGGAGTCCCGGTCTCCCTTCGGCCTGGAGTCCTTCTCCTCCCTCTCCAagtcctcctcctcttcctcagcccCCAAGCTCTTCAACAGCCTCCTCCTGGGCTCCAGCAGCGCCCAGCCCAAGGCCGAGGGCTCCAGCCTGCGCGACCTGCTCAACTCCGGCCCGGGGAAGCTGCCCCAGAGCGCGGGGGACGCGGGGGTCCCCTTCCCCTCCGTCTTCTCCACGGCATCAGTG GGGGACAAGCCCAAGGGCGCCCTGCCGAACTTCCTGGACCACATCATCGCCTCGGTGGTGGAGACGAAGAAGGCGGCGGAGACGCGGCGTGCGGACGGCGGGGCGGTGGAGGGGGGCCGCAAGGAGAGCATGATGGGGCTGAGCGTGCTGGACCCCCACACCTCCCACTCCTGGCTGTGCGACGGGCGCCTGCTGTGCCTGCAGGACcccagcaacagcaacaactgGAAGATCTTCCGGGAGTGCTGGAAGCAGGGCCAG CCCGTGTTGGTGTCTGGGGTTCACAAGAAGCTGAAGGCCGGCCTGTGGCGCCCCGAGGCCTTCAGCCTGGAGTTTGGGGACCAGGACGTCGACCTGGTGAACTGCCGTAACTGCGCCATCATCTCCGACGTCAAGGTCCGGGACTTCTGGGACGGCTTCGAGGTCATCTCCA AGCGACTGCAGGGCACCGATGGTCAGCCCATGGTGCTGAAGCTCAAGGACTGGCCCCCCGGCGAGGACTTCCGGGACATGATGCCAACACG GTTCGAGGACCTGATGGAGAATCTCCCCCTCCCTGAGTACACCAAGAGGGACGGGCGCCTCAACCTGGCTGCCCGGCTGCCCAACTTCTTCGTGCGGCCCGACCTGGGGCCCAAGATGTACAACGCTTACG GCCTGATATCGGCAGAGGACAGGAAGGTGGGGACGACGAATCTGCACCTCGACGTGTCCGACGCCGTGAACGTCATGGTGTACGTGGGCATCCCCGAGGGAGAGAACAACCACGAGGAGG AAACAGATGTCACTGGAAGTCAAG AGGTGGCGAAGACCATCGACGAGGGCGACGTGGACGAGATGACCAAGCGCCGGATCTACGAGGGCAGGGAGAAGCCCGGCGCCCTGTGGCACATCTACGCTGCCAAGGACGCCGAGAAGATCCGAGAGCTTCTCCGGAAG GTGGGCGAGGAGCAGGGCCAGGAGAACCCCCCGGACCACGACCCGATCCACGACCAGAGCTGGTACCTGGACCAGGAGCTGCGGCGGAGGCTGTACGAGGAGTACGGCGTGCAGGGCTGGGCCATCGTGCAGTTCCTCGGGGACGCCGTCTTCATCCCCGCCGGAGCACCGCACCAG GTGCACAATCTGTACAGCTGCATCAAGGTGGCGGAAGACTTCGTGTCCCCGGAGCATGTGAAGCACTGCTTCAGGCTGACGCAGGAGTTCAGGCACCTGTCCAACACGCACTCCAACCACGAGGACAAGCTGCAG GTGAAGAACATCATATACCACGCGGTGAAAGACGCCGTCGGCACGCTGAAGGCCCACGAGTCCAAGCTGGCCCGCTCCTAG